In the genome of Eggerthella sp. YY7918, one region contains:
- a CDS encoding MFS transporter, producing MEATAKKKTSLAKAVFSGSLGNMLEWFDYGLYGYFAVIISANFFTSDEPIVGLLMSFLVFGTGFLVRPIGGILIGAYADKHGRIKALTLTILAMGICTMCMGLLPTYSQIGILAPILLVILRLVQGLATGGEFGSSLTFIAEYGTPNNRAFLVSWQPFSVGCGLLVGSAAGLLITTVLPEAALYDWGWRVPFICGILIAIYGVYMRRSVPDSPEFQKMKEEKKADEPHTPVKDLFLLYKKSILTVVGLLVGSSATYYILITYMPTYISQFMDTSLSSAFVVNTSVIAIYLCLCPVMGMLIDKIGRRKCLIIGCLGFLILSYPVFYILIQQTNALIMIALLGVLIVFQTILAVAIVVVSAEVFPTQLRNSGIGFSYNLAAAIFGGLAPLAATALIAATGDRLSITWLIIGAIFVTFLTTVFLLKGYYAKKENQSD from the coding sequence ATGGAGGCAACTGCAAAGAAAAAGACCTCGTTGGCTAAGGCAGTATTCTCGGGTAGTCTTGGGAATATGTTGGAGTGGTTCGACTATGGATTGTATGGGTACTTTGCGGTCATAATTTCTGCGAATTTCTTTACGTCCGATGAGCCGATCGTCGGACTTTTGATGAGTTTTCTGGTTTTTGGAACAGGCTTTCTCGTTCGTCCTATCGGCGGTATTCTGATTGGCGCCTATGCTGACAAGCACGGAAGAATAAAAGCTTTAACGCTGACAATTCTAGCTATGGGAATATGCACCATGTGCATGGGGCTTTTGCCTACGTATTCTCAAATTGGAATCCTCGCACCAATTCTTCTGGTGATATTGCGTCTTGTTCAGGGCTTGGCGACCGGTGGAGAATTCGGTTCCTCTCTTACGTTTATTGCGGAATACGGAACGCCAAACAACAGGGCTTTCCTTGTAAGCTGGCAGCCCTTTAGTGTTGGATGCGGCCTTCTGGTAGGCTCTGCGGCAGGGTTGCTTATTACGACCGTTTTGCCCGAAGCGGCGTTGTACGATTGGGGATGGCGTGTACCCTTTATCTGCGGAATCCTGATTGCCATCTATGGCGTCTATATGCGCAGGAGCGTTCCTGATTCTCCCGAGTTCCAAAAAATGAAAGAGGAGAAGAAGGCAGATGAGCCGCACACGCCCGTCAAAGACCTGTTCCTCCTCTACAAGAAGTCAATCCTTACGGTAGTTGGACTGCTTGTCGGTTCAAGCGCGACGTACTACATTTTGATAACCTATATGCCTACCTATATCTCGCAGTTTATGGATACGTCCTTGTCAAGTGCGTTCGTCGTCAATACTTCAGTCATCGCAATCTATTTGTGCCTGTGTCCCGTTATGGGCATGCTCATTGACAAGATTGGAAGGCGGAAATGTCTCATAATTGGCTGCCTTGGCTTTCTCATTCTGTCCTATCCGGTCTTCTATATTTTGATTCAGCAGACCAACGCCCTTATTATGATTGCACTGCTGGGAGTCCTGATTGTGTTTCAGACAATTCTCGCCGTTGCGATCGTGGTGGTTTCAGCCGAGGTGTTTCCCACCCAGCTCCGTAACAGTGGAATCGGTTTTTCCTATAATCTGGCAGCGGCAATCTTTGGTGGTTTGGCGCCTCTTGCCGCAACGGCGCTCATTGCGGCTACGGGAGACCGCTTGTCCATCACGTGGTTGATTATCGGCGCTATTTTTGTAACGTTTTTAACCACCGTTTTCCTTTTGAAGGGTTACTACGCCAAGAAGGAAAACCAGTCGGACTAG
- a CDS encoding FAD-dependent oxidoreductase, translating into MSENMKSGLSRRAFLGLGATAAVAAGAAGLAGCAPTANSSDAGSSKSDAGAGGQAQYAWEVAPEPITDIASTVDTDILVIGAGIAGCATAAAAAEKGGKVTVVEKTSSWNGRGGGFGAINSHYMDELGIKVDKVNAKQHWIAQCASRANEDLIVKFFNHSEEASNWLLAKAEAVGASAMVGAFYSHDDVYAEQPGYHMLMIPEDAGLTSTGFAGAELCYNDAVRDGAEFVFDSPAVQLVKDGNKVTGCICETKDGYVQYNASKGVVLCTGDIGGDIEMCKAYAPICVEYGQPRSQYTPVGVNTGDGHKMGMWAGAQLQDLPFPTMMHPQAFCWFHGPFLFVNDNGERFMCEDTWVQGKSLAINRQPNGEAWSVFDANWPTDLKNGLPYGGGMFWDSFRPYGSDLQLAVDYFQTQIPAYIEQGIAYEADTIEELAEKIGCDASTLSATVERYNGMCEAGEDTDYYKKPVFLTPVKEGPFYALKVGPALLTVTGGLRTNVDFQCLDAEGAPIEGLYALGNVMGDITAVDYPINVAGNSHGRCITYGYLLGHELAEA; encoded by the coding sequence ATGTCAGAGAATATGAAAAGCGGCCTGTCGCGTCGCGCGTTTCTCGGTCTGGGCGCCACGGCTGCTGTTGCAGCGGGTGCGGCGGGTCTGGCCGGTTGCGCACCTACCGCGAACTCTTCGGATGCCGGATCGTCCAAGAGCGATGCGGGCGCGGGTGGACAGGCGCAATACGCATGGGAGGTTGCTCCCGAGCCAATCACCGATATTGCCAGCACGGTTGACACCGATATTCTTGTTATCGGTGCGGGCATTGCCGGATGCGCTACTGCCGCTGCTGCTGCCGAAAAGGGCGGAAAAGTGACCGTCGTGGAGAAAACATCCAGCTGGAACGGCCGCGGCGGTGGTTTCGGTGCCATCAATTCGCATTACATGGATGAATTGGGCATCAAGGTAGACAAAGTTAACGCCAAACAGCATTGGATTGCCCAGTGCGCCAGCCGTGCGAACGAAGACCTCATTGTCAAGTTCTTCAATCATTCCGAAGAGGCTTCCAACTGGCTTCTCGCCAAGGCCGAGGCCGTGGGGGCTTCCGCTATGGTGGGTGCGTTCTACAGTCACGACGACGTGTACGCCGAACAGCCTGGCTATCATATGCTTATGATTCCTGAAGATGCGGGCCTCACCTCCACCGGCTTCGCGGGCGCTGAGCTGTGCTACAACGACGCGGTGCGCGACGGTGCCGAGTTCGTGTTCGATTCTCCTGCGGTTCAGTTGGTGAAAGACGGCAATAAGGTCACGGGCTGCATCTGCGAGACCAAGGACGGTTATGTGCAGTACAACGCCAGCAAGGGCGTGGTGCTGTGCACGGGTGACATCGGTGGCGACATCGAGATGTGCAAGGCGTACGCTCCCATCTGCGTGGAGTACGGTCAGCCGCGCAGCCAGTACACGCCGGTAGGCGTGAACACGGGCGACGGCCACAAAATGGGCATGTGGGCTGGTGCGCAGTTGCAGGATCTTCCGTTTCCGACGATGATGCATCCGCAGGCCTTCTGCTGGTTCCATGGTCCGTTCCTGTTTGTGAACGACAACGGCGAGCGCTTCATGTGTGAGGACACCTGGGTACAGGGCAAGTCGCTGGCCATCAACCGTCAGCCCAACGGCGAGGCTTGGTCGGTGTTCGACGCCAATTGGCCGACCGATCTCAAGAACGGCCTGCCCTACGGCGGTGGTATGTTCTGGGATTCATTCCGTCCCTATGGTAGCGACTTGCAACTTGCGGTCGACTACTTCCAAACGCAGATTCCCGCCTATATTGAACAGGGTATTGCGTATGAGGCCGACACGATCGAGGAATTGGCCGAGAAGATCGGCTGCGATGCCTCCACGCTCAGCGCGACGGTCGAGCGCTACAACGGCATGTGCGAAGCCGGTGAGGACACTGACTACTACAAAAAACCGGTGTTTTTGACCCCGGTCAAGGAAGGCCCCTTCTATGCCCTCAAGGTCGGTCCCGCGCTGCTTACCGTTACGGGTGGTCTGCGCACCAACGTTGACTTCCAGTGCCTCGATGCCGAAGGCGCTCCCATTGAGGGCCTTTACGCACTCGGTAACGTGATGGGCGACATTACTGCGGTCGATTATCCCATCAATGTGGCTGGCAACAGTCACGGTCGTTGCATCACGTATGGCTACCTCCTCGGTCACGAACTGGCCGAAGCGTAA
- a CDS encoding EthD domain-containing protein — MISRINLLKRKEGLSAEEFATYLTQDHAKLLATMPFLKGCETNVVVDNEQRSPFDRGSTEIDGYTEMFFDSYGDMMRGIAALEDALAADYAQFAAPDVPALVVVKKVDTPVPAYLDGVKLIKRMSFLGRKDGVSAAVWQDEWWQMHSALVKTMTGYSGYNQNLVIDRIVDGESVPFEELPIEGVVEFWFENMKAFDECYGTPAFKRTGAHGAEFIDNITTYLVEAQPIAMA; from the coding sequence ATGATTTCGAGAATCAACTTGCTCAAACGGAAAGAGGGGTTGTCGGCTGAGGAGTTCGCCACGTATCTGACGCAGGATCATGCGAAGCTTTTAGCTACCATGCCCTTCCTGAAAGGTTGCGAAACGAACGTGGTGGTGGACAACGAGCAGCGTTCGCCGTTTGATCGTGGTTCGACGGAGATCGACGGCTATACCGAAATGTTCTTTGACAGCTACGGCGACATGATGCGCGGCATTGCTGCTCTTGAAGACGCGCTTGCGGCTGATTATGCCCAGTTTGCAGCGCCCGACGTTCCGGCCCTTGTGGTGGTGAAAAAGGTTGACACGCCGGTTCCCGCCTATCTGGACGGCGTAAAGCTGATCAAGCGCATGTCATTCCTCGGACGTAAGGACGGCGTGAGCGCGGCGGTGTGGCAGGACGAATGGTGGCAGATGCATTCCGCTTTGGTCAAGACCATGACGGGCTATTCGGGATACAACCAGAATCTCGTTATCGACCGTATCGTGGACGGGGAATCCGTGCCGTTCGAAGAGCTGCCGATCGAAGGCGTGGTGGAGTTCTGGTTCGAGAACATGAAAGCATTCGACGAATGCTACGGAACCCCGGCTTTCAAGCGCACGGGAGCGCACGGGGCAGAGTTCATCGACAATATCACGACCTATTTGGTGGAAGCACAGCCTATTGCGATGGCATAG
- the rpsI gene encoding 30S ribosomal protein S9 produces MAGEALYYGTGRRKNAIARVRLVPGTGKITVNGREAVQYFGRDALVDYAKAPFKVTDTLDHFDVIARINGGGISGQAGALRHGISRALLDAGDYRAELKKAGYLTRDARMVERKKYGLKKARKRPQFSKR; encoded by the coding sequence ATGGCAGGTGAAGCTTTGTATTACGGCACCGGCCGCCGCAAGAACGCTATCGCTCGCGTGCGCCTCGTTCCCGGCACCGGCAAGATTACCGTTAACGGCCGTGAGGCTGTGCAGTACTTTGGTCGCGACGCGCTCGTTGACTACGCGAAGGCTCCGTTCAAGGTGACGGATACCCTGGATCACTTCGACGTGATCGCTCGCATCAACGGCGGCGGTATCTCGGGACAGGCAGGCGCTCTGCGTCACGGCATTTCCCGCGCGCTGCTCGATGCTGGCGACTACCGTGCCGAGCTCAAGAAGGCTGGTTACCTCACGCGTGACGCCCGTATGGTTGAACGCAAGAAGTACGGTCTGAAGAAGGCCCGCAAGCGCCCGCAGTTCAGCAAGCGCTAA
- the rplM gene encoding 50S ribosomal protein L13, with product MKTYYAKPNEVEREWVLIDATDQVLGRVASKAAHILKGKHKPQYTPHVDTGDFVIIINADKIRVSGTKAQSKSYYRHSGFPGGLKSETFEEAMAKHPERVIEHAVKGMLPKNTLGRAMGKKLKVYTGAEHPHMAQKPREIKMEG from the coding sequence GTGAAGACGTATTACGCGAAGCCCAACGAAGTTGAGCGCGAGTGGGTCTTGATCGACGCGACGGACCAAGTACTTGGCCGTGTTGCGAGCAAGGCCGCCCACATCCTCAAGGGCAAGCACAAGCCGCAGTACACGCCGCATGTCGACACCGGCGACTTCGTCATTATCATCAACGCGGACAAGATTCGCGTTTCTGGTACGAAGGCCCAGTCGAAGAGCTACTATCGCCACAGCGGTTTTCCCGGCGGGCTGAAGTCCGAGACCTTCGAAGAGGCCATGGCCAAGCATCCGGAGCGCGTTATCGAGCATGCCGTGAAGGGCATGTTGCCGAAGAACACGCTCGGTCGCGCCATGGGCAAGAAGCTCAAGGTGTACACAGGTGCGGAGCATCCGCACATGGCTCAGAAGCCCCGCGAGATTAAGATGGAGGGTTAA
- a CDS encoding helix-turn-helix domain-containing protein has protein sequence MLERIDDLTSCSLSYVASILGGKWKPFIVWYLSMAPGKRARYSELRRRIPYDISHKMFSQHLSELEEEGIIKRVVVEVKPLRVDYLLTAKGISFANVLYFIRDWGAAYGGFSEETLQRTKGRMEDGVLVYGGVDNDSDQETAERIAWKFDPSTFNVRSNSDESDAQDE, from the coding sequence ATGCTTGAGAGAATAGATGATTTGACCTCGTGCTCCCTATCGTATGTCGCATCGATATTGGGAGGTAAGTGGAAGCCCTTTATCGTGTGGTATCTGAGCATGGCCCCCGGTAAAAGAGCGCGCTATAGCGAGCTAAGAAGACGCATTCCTTACGACATCTCGCATAAGATGTTTAGCCAACATTTAAGCGAGCTGGAAGAAGAGGGAATCATCAAGCGCGTTGTCGTGGAAGTCAAGCCGCTGCGGGTTGATTATTTGCTCACGGCGAAGGGCATTAGCTTCGCGAACGTTTTGTACTTCATTCGCGATTGGGGTGCGGCTTACGGCGGGTTTTCCGAGGAAACGTTGCAACGCACAAAGGGCAGGATGGAAGATGGCGTACTGGTGTATGGTGGCGTCGATAACGATTCGGACCAGGAAACGGCAGAACGCATAGCCTGGAAATTCGACCCTTCAACGTTCAACGTGCGCAGCAATTCGGATGAAAGCGATGCTCAAGACGAGTAG